The following DNA comes from Palaemon carinicauda isolate YSFRI2023 chromosome 22, ASM3689809v2, whole genome shotgun sequence.
aaatgtgcataattcaattgcctatcttgtcaGTTGgcagtggcgaaggtatgcgctctaccaattGCCCATTGTAGTTAGACAATGCTGCAGGTGTGGTAAAAATTATGACCTTGCTTATAAAGCAAGAAAATTACCTAGATATCCTAAACAATACTCAAAGAAAATAAATTCTGCAGGTGATATTGGTATAGccaagaaagaaatacagaaaataCTTGTGACCATCAGTACAAGTCAGAAACTAGTTTTGTGTTTcatataaattcagtcaacaaagatgaaaagaaacatatcatcttttacatttgaaactacGTCACAGAAACTCCAAAATTCGGCGCTGAGCTTCTTCGTCACCTGCCTCACTTCATAGAGACTTATAAAGCTAAGGCCTGTACCATCTTACGAATTTAAGTAATTAATTATTAAAAGGTGAACTTTGAGTATTTTGTGAATTTTGTAAAATATCATAAATACATTGCTtgctattattttctttcgctgttagtgttttgccattttttctatgctgaataaaggaataaaatattaaaacagattttacacaatcttcgttTTGATATAGCTTACCATAACACTGTATGTTGTTAGAACGGTTTATTTAAAGGGTGAGAAATTACCAGAACTATATTTCTAAATCAATTTTCAAGGTAAACGTGAATAAGCAGTGAATTCACAATTGGATACGGACGTATAGATGACTGCCCgtgttactataaaaaaaaaaaactatcattcgGATTTAACAAAGTTGGATAAGAATTCTTATTTTTCGTCAGAATTCACGGATTACAGATTTACacagaataaaaaatgagaaaacaaataTCAAGGCATAAGTTCGAATATgtcacatgcaaaaaaaaaaaaaaaaaaaagaggactatGCTGGATGCAGACTACTTACCTGCTGGAGCACCTCTGCTCTAAGAGGCTCTCAATTTTGTCCTTGATTCTTAAGGTGCAAAAGTAAAGTCATATAGAATAATCTGAAATGTGTGTAAAAATCTCTGGTAACTGCATGATAATTCGGGATTTAGAAAAAGCTGATTGTGGCtctatattaatttttatcatCCAATATCGAAGAAATTCATGTCAACTTATATTTTTTTCCAGAAGATAACAGAATCAACAGTAAATTCCCTTTTCAAATGGAAAATCTgctatatataagcatacacaaaAGGAGAAAAAGTAGGGTCTAACCAGAAATGTCTTGCAGgatcatgaaatataaaatatctaccACATAAACTCAATGATCAAGACAAACCGTTTAATGACGTCTATCACttaatttattttctatgttaacatTACTCGATAAAGCAGAATGTTTATATCTATTACCAAGCTAGTAACAAATGAATTCTAATGGGGAAAATTCATTGCCTGTTTCATTTTATACAGTACTATATAGGCCTAGCCTCCGTGACTATGATAAGTAAAGGAATTACGTGGAAGGTCTTATGACTCCATGTAGTCTGCAAACAGTCTACGAAGTTTTCTCGGCAAAACCCTGAAACAAATTAATTACATCTGTTAATtactaatttatatttatacatttccaTAATATAAAATACGTCAATGTAAgtttataagattctctctctctctctctctctctctctctctctctctctctctctctctctctctctctctctctctctctctctctctctctctctctctctcacacacacacacacacacacacaatgggaAAGAGTCTCAGTGTGAAAAACGAAAGACGGGTAAAGACCGACATAAAAGATAAATAGTCAGAAACACAAATTAAGATAATTAAACGTTTGTAGAAATCTACTTTACTAAGAGAGGTTGCTGGTATGATCATGATAATAACAAGATGAAATTGAAAattgttaaactctctctctctctctctctctctctctctctctctctcctctctctctctctctcctctctctctcctctctcaaaaagAGTTGATTTCCAATGATCGCAGTATGAGGTGATCAAATCATGTTATCTATCGTGACTTTTCATAAAGTTCATCATTTAATATTATAAATTACTCTAGAAAAAAGTTAGTTAGTGGACTAAGGACCTGAAGGACCCGGACAACTCAGTTTCCTATAAAATTGAATGTTCCAAAATTGGCTACCGGGGTGTTCTAGAAACTAGTCCTCATCCCAGTTCTTTTCATAATAATAAGGGATACTAGAAGTAAGCTTTAAGGATGATTTACATTTTAATCCACAAAAGAAACCTGGTATAAATTTTAGAGTTGGCTATCAAAACAATGTAATAATTATTTCAGGAAAATTTCTTACACACATATTGAAAACAAAGAAACTATTTCATCATAATCTCAATCAAAACTGAATTGCTGTAACAATAAAGGCTAAAGTCAAAGATCCAGAAGTTGCCCAACATGATATGTTAAATCAAGGAGACATTCATATACTGCATAGCATCATTGGCCCTTTAATAGATAGCTAAGGGCAAGGTACAGAAAGGTACCAAGTATTTGCACGATGGAGGGCCTTTGGTTAAAAATGTGTGGCTTCTGCGCATTGGGTAGAGTTATACTCATGACGTCATGAGACActaggtcttattattattattattattattattattattattaggtaagctataaccctagttggaaaagcaggatgctataagcccaagggctccaacatgaaaaaatagccctgtgaggaaaagaaaaaaggaaataaactacaagagaagtaatgaacaattaaaataacatattttaacagtgacagcattaaaatagttctttcataaataaactataaaaacatacattgtcagcctgttcatcataaaaaaattcgctgtaagtttgaacttttgaagttccaccgattcaactactttattaggaacatcattccacaacttggtcccagcaggaataaaacttttagtatactgtgtagtattgagttttatgaagaaggcataactattaaaattaactgcctacctggtattacgaacaggatggtactgtcaaggaagatctgaatgcaaaggatggtcagaattatgaaaaatcttaataaGCGAACTACTTTCCCCTACTATACCCTGAAGCCTGACACAATGGGAAAGAACACTTAAGATTATTTCAATTGTGATAAATACACTCCACGTTAGTGTAAAGGACCCAACGTCCTCCTAGattgataaaataaacaaactgaaaagcggaaaaatgtatatttaaaagGGAAAAGTAAAGTTGTCTCTCGAACAAACTAGCAATCCTTTGGGGCTCTTATCAACCTTCTATAGTCTATATAGCGAGTAgagttgtgtgaaaaaaaaaaaacataaatttgaaCCCATATAAAATGGTTTTGAGAATTATTTGTAACTTTCAagggaaaggaaaacaaagaaatcACTTACTTGGAAAAGATCATGAACGGCTTAAGTTTCTCTGGCAAGAAAATTTCTTCTTGATTCCTCCTCACTCCCTTGATTATTCTCGCTGCGGCATCGGCTGGTTCTAAAATCTCAAATAACCATGGAAACCTTGGTTGTCAAAGATAGATTATATAATCTTAGCAGAGTTAACAACTGATAAGCTCGTTGCGTCAAAATCAAATTTTGGGAATGAATTTCGTTGCAAGTTTTTACTTcagatgaaaataaattataaatatactatACTGCACAAATATGTCAAAGAATATATGTCAGTGAAAGAATATCTCAGGTGAATTACTTCATATTTGGCTTGACGTCTTCAACATTGGAGATGAGGAAAGGGTGGACGGCAGTGACAGTGACACTTCTTCGCTCTGCCCTCAGTTCTTCGGCTAATGCTTCTGTCATGCCTGGAAAATAATAGGAATCCATTTACTTTAGGCGAAACCCATTGAAGAATCCCTAAGGGGTGAACATATTTCtctattctcattattttttcatGATATCCTATTATATCGATTCTGCtgtgttagggttgtggtggcctatgtggtaacatccctgactggcgatcgccagactggggttcgagtcccgctcaaattcattagttcctttggtcattgaaacctcactatccttgtgagctcaggaggggtgggggagcctataggtctacctactgagtcatcagcaggcattgcctggccctccttggtcctagcttgggtggagaggggacttgggcgttgatcttatgtatatatggtcagtctctagggcagtgtcttacttgatagggcaatgtcactatcccttgcctctgccattcatgagcggcctttaaacctttataatgtCCATATATCTGATAAAGCAAAATGATGTGCCAGTGTTTTTTTCCGTCCCGAAATATCGTAGTTCTTTCTTTACAGTAATGTGACAACTATTATAATGAGTTTGAGTTAGTGGAATGTCAGTAACATGGGTCTACAAGATGCTTCCTCTGTATACAGTAtttgaacttcaaatgttcaaacttgcaacaaatgtttttatgttgaacaggctgatataaggctctttttgtagtttatatatgaaatttttttttactgttcttaaaatattctattttccctattcattacttcttatatagtttatcgatttccttatttcctttcctcaatgggctatttttccctgttgcagccctggggcttaaggcatcctgcttttccaactagggttgtagcttagctaataataataataataataataataataataataataataatttctggccGTGCAAGGTCTTAAAATTGAAAATCTCGTGTGACTGAAGCAGTCACGGAGTGGTCCTTTGCTAAATTTgtgattttattcttatttcagcTCCCAGCTTTCATTCACTTCAACTGTGTTATTCTATTAAACCAGGTTTTTGTTTATCCTACCGAATCTGTATTGCATTGAGTATGCTGTTGATGGTTCACTCACCTTTAATGTTGATGTTTCATACCATTCTAATTCTTGGTTTCGACGTTGGAACACATAGAATGGTCTAACTTTCACTTCGAACCCAATTTCAGTTTTAATTGGCACGTTTTGAGGTTTGAAGTGTGTCGAACACTCCCATAATCAAATGTACACAACAGAAAATAATTATGGCATTAACTTGCCTTGATtagcacaaataaaaaaaataaaaaataattaaaaaccggGAAAGAGGCAAAACCACAGAACCTTGGTTAGGGTGGACAACAGTTGGACAGTTCGTGGTCTGCATGTGGTCTATAATACAATATGTGTTTCTTGCCAAAATATACGAGGTAATTTGCAATTATCGCTCAAAACACCAGTTCATAAAACACCTTGTGATTGAAAATAATCTAAGAAGCTCGTTGTATTTGTACGAAACATAAAAGTCATGTTCACAACCATTGTACGAACGTTATAAAGATACGAAACTCTTGACGTTTCTATCGGGAAGCCAAGGTAAAAAAGAAGCAAAGAACGTAGACCTAATTTAGGTCTAACCTACTGTCAGATTTTAGACACTTTCTTAGCCCCTGTGATCATGTTttgatattggtaaaaaaaaaaatagatgctcTTACCTTTAACTCCAAACTTAGAAGCACAATAAGGGACAACATTGTTCCGTCCTATATATCCGAGCACTGATGAAATACAGACAACGTGACCTTTGTCATTCTTTACCATGTGACCTAAAAACTCTCTTGTAACCTGCAAAGCAAAAACAGTGACTTCAAGATTATTAAAAAAGGCTCTTAATTTACTTTATAATCAAACTGAAGTATAGGCTCTAACTACTTAGCATATATTGAACACACTACCTGTCAATTTGgacattttcattatttcttcatgTTTTCCTATAAAAATATGATCTGTTTTTTACACTCAGTATCTATATAAATGGCTAGATTTTACTTACAAACCGTGGTGAAAATACCCCTTCATAGATCTGACCCAGAACATTCTAGGGTATCCACCAACTCTTTATACAACTGTCTCACAAAATTGCTATCCGAATGGTGAATCAATGAAATGGGATTAACATAGACTCACTTTTGTACGAGACCTCCAATACTCAATCACTTCTCCTTTAGATAATTCAACTGCCCTAGACTGACTATTCTCATCCACTGAGATATTCGTAGTGATTGGAAAAGATTTACCGTGCACCAGAACCACACATCACTCAACAATGAAAATTTCGACTACAGTCTGGAATGCTCTGTGGTTTGATTCTATAGGGGTCAATCAGGACTTCAAAGTGTCATCTCAGATCATCTGTAGATTTGGAGGACTCAACCGGAAGAAAAGTACCAGAGCTTGTATCTGAACCAAATTCAGGGGACAAAGTTAATCTTGTTACAGTTGAAAGCAAAGGCTGTTGATCATGATTATTGAAATGCAATTAAAACAATGGTTTGGTAATATGCTGCTAAAATGATAGTCTATCATTTGGTTGTCCTTCAGACTCTTCTTTATGCTTCAGAGAATTGGTCCACATACAGATGTCACTTAAAAACTCTTGCTAAGTTCCATCAACGCTGCATGCAAAAAATCTTAAAACTCAGTTGGCACGATCATAGAACAAACAGTAGAATTTTAGAAGAGTCAAAATGCTTAATTGTTGAAACCCTTAGTACTCAGTCGATTAAGATGGACTGGTCATGTGGTCAGAATGAAGGACACATCCATTCCATGCCAAATATTCTACTCAGAGTTAAGAAACCCGAAGAGTATTAGGACAGAGGAAGAGTTTCAAGTACTGAaagcaaatatgaaaatatgtgaCAAATTATAAAATCTGGGAAAGTGATGAGCATGACCTCACTActtaaaaggtaaaaaataaaaggaaggaaTTCATGCACTCCAGAGAAAACGTAAAcagaagaatgaagaaaaaaaaaagagcaagaagaTCAGCTAGAAGTAAAAACCCACAGCTTCCACTACCTCTTGATAATGTGTGTCCAACACTGTGGAAGTGTGTGTGGATCAAGAATTGGAGTAGTTTCTCATTTGAGAACTTATTATGGTCTTTGAAACAGTAATACTCGATATGTCCAAAAATAAATGTTCATGAAATGTAGTTACCTAAGGTAAGTTCATACCAAAATTCCAGTCTCTCTAAAAGATTGCATGCAGTATTGTTTGACCCTTACCTTTCTGACATCACTTCTCCCCCAAAAGAAGAAATTATGTGTTTTGGGTAAAATTTAAAGATAACTTGAAATTGAATTTGGTGTGtcttaaattttgaaaaataatcaagtgaaatgtattttatttttcacgacCAAAAGTTATTCTCTCAATATCAAcaattcaaaatataataaaaaaaatttctacaaccATTGACGCCTCAATCCAGACATTTATTTCAGCATTATTTGTCTAAATTATCGAGCTAACTAATCTTGTTCCATGTTATCTCTCTTAATGATCAATAATCatgctttagaaaaaaaatagaaacttacCCATAAATTTCCTAGAAGATTGACATTGACAAGTCTGCGGATCTCACTTGGAGTGTGGGAGAGGAATGGCTTATGTTCGTAGGTGCCCGCATTGTTGAATACGTACTCGGGATTCCCAATTTCCCTACGCACCTGTCACGcagaaaaatgaatgaataaaataaaataatacccACAAATAAGAGTATTCAAAGAAATTAAAACATTCCAAAAACCTACAGTAACATCAGGTTGACGTTATCGTGAGATGAGGACTCATTCTACATTAGAATACAAGTATTGATTCTTTGAAAATTGTTTATTAAGACGATTCAAGAATAATGACgcaatcttgcttgagggtacgctcaagcacactattctatcttatttttcttcctccgttttttaatattttattgtttatatatgaaagatctattttaatgttgttactgttcttatagtattttattttgttcattgcttctattgtaatttattccttttcttgtttcctttcccacttggctatttttccctcttggagcgcgtggggttatagcatcttttctttcaaactagggttgtagcttacctattaacAGTAACAGTAATATTTCTATTGTAATCAATAGAAATAATAGTAGCATTAATAGTAGCGAAGTCTTTTACATTGGGTTGATAGCGCACTCATATAATGTGACTAGGTTATATCGACATATACATAGCGTAATATCTCCTGTCACGTAAATTAGTGATGTACGAGCTTAGTATATTGGAGATGGCCTTGTGATTTTCCAAAGGTAAAACTCAGCTTAACTAGTTTTTAACCAAGGTATATGTCCCCatataggcgtaggaaatgatgatgatgatttataattaaaatcttaataataactGTGTATATATTTTTCGTTATTCGACGATGATGCTAGTCTTGCTTCAGTAATACATTTTCAAGTAATTATTCTCTATAGAAACAAAAGCTTTAATGAATTATCAAAATGGTGAATATACTGTATTGAGAATAAACtgtggttaaaggttaaaggtgtctggtttcagttctagttttatcACTATCTTGCTGTATAGACTCTTAACTTTTGCTCATGGTTGAACAGCGGATTTTTACGGCAGTAAAGGCTTTGAGGAGGGGACCTCAAAGGCACAAACACCACGCCATATTGTCCAGATTCATAAATCCAAAATTTTCCATGTTTATTTGGGATCGTTTTCAGAATTGGGCATTATAAATTCAAGTAAATTTTCTCAATATCTCATATTGCTCCTGATTGTTACCCTTAAGATTATTTTTTAAAAGGTATGGAAGTAATTAAATTAGTATTATAAATGCTAACATAACTAAACTTTTTTTATGTTGTCTGAATGTGTAGTTAATTTTACTTGACGCTGTAACGTAACTTacctcatggaaaaaaaaataaaaaattaagaaacattACCTTGCTGGCAGTTTCTGCCACTGCCTCTTGATCTGAAATGTCACATGTGTATGGGAACGCCTCTCCTCCATTTGCAAATATAATTTCTGCGGTTTGTTCATTCTGTTtctgaaacaaaaaaataataccaataaataACATAGATACATAAAAAATGTATCAGTTTTCTATACTGGCCAGATAGGGGTTAGTTATATTAGGTTATGCAAACATTATCATTTACTACCCCTTAGATACTATATAATCTGCAATCAAACTTTTCTTAAGTGAAAAACATGTAAGTTTACCTACCGTATCAGATATAGAATTTGAACCTCCAACCACGATGTAATTAGTtcagttctacttttcattttgtTCTAGTATTGTGTTACGCGAAATACCAAAATAGCTATTAGAAGAGAgcaggtaaagaaaaaataatacaaggCTCTTGTGAATAGCAAGAAATTCGAGCCATCaatcaatatacagtatgtatatatacatacatacatatatatatatatatatatatgtgtgtgtgtgtgtgtgtgtgtatatatatatatatgtatatatatatatatatatatatatatatatgtatatatatatatatatatatatgtgtgtatatgtatatatatatatatatatatatatatagagagagagagagagagagagagagagagagagagagagagagagagagagagagagagagagagagagagagagagagagagggagaaagctaGGGACGTCATTAATGACGTCATCaattataaatttataatttattatttcaattgccATCAATTCTCggttatatatgcaaatttatagaatgagaatgaaagaaaatacaaatttcctGTTATTTTTCTGTTAGTGGATAACCTTAAAACTGTACAAAACTTGATTCAAGTTTGCAAAATACCCCGTGTTACATAACTAGCTGTAAGAAATAATATTCTACGTTGCATAAAACCAAACTTTGATTGTTACCACAGTCCAGATATGTGATTGTTACTCACCTCGTTGAGGTCCCATAGAATTAAGGTAGCCCCTAA
Coding sequences within:
- the LOC137616176 gene encoding epidermal retinol dehydrogenase 2-like; this translates as MSAAEDILSGKGKFENEDAGTREKCDSLQSNEASLKKQKQLEELKKVAWEVVGVIGGFVVLNVKAIALLLIEIIGLIIPAEQKSLAGKLILVTGAGQNLGRELALQLSNLGATLILWDLNEKQNEQTAEIIFANGGEAFPYTCDISDQEAVAETASKVRREIGNPEYVFNNAGTYEHKPFLSHTPSEIRRLVNVNLLGNLWVTREFLGHMVKNDKGHVVCISSVLGYIGRNNVVPYCASKFGVKGMTEALAEELRAERRSVTVTAVHPFLISNVEDVKPNMKFPWLFEILEPADAAARIIKGVRRNQEEIFLPEKLKPFMIFSKVLPRKLRRLFADYMES